In Candidatus Sulfurimonas marisnigri, a single genomic region encodes these proteins:
- a CDS encoding alpha/beta hydrolase: protein MIYIVFSLFTLGIIAFAFYHWQYFMVFSPTYYRDEELDDEFEILSITTDDGIELEGVVYEPKSLYRKLPTIKSTLLFFAGRSHDSVGLIKRLSLLFPHVRIITFNYRSYGRSEGVVNEKNILVDSLKVAQIVKKNYGDFYVLGFSIGSLVAAYVASKMSVLGVFLVGPFDSITLLVKEKYGLHIPWLLRYKFDKTKLVSEIDAKTYIFASKDDEIIYIKNTRNLKQYVKNLALYKEYEGLTHKELLWHEEVSKHINEVLE, encoded by the coding sequence ATGATATATATAGTATTTTCACTTTTTACGCTTGGTATTATAGCTTTCGCATTTTACCATTGGCAATATTTTATGGTGTTTTCACCAACTTATTATCGTGATGAAGAGTTAGACGATGAGTTTGAAATTCTTAGTATTACTACAGATGATGGCATTGAACTTGAAGGAGTTGTGTATGAGCCAAAGAGTCTATATAGAAAATTACCTACTATAAAGTCAACACTTCTTTTTTTTGCAGGTCGCTCACATGACAGTGTAGGACTTATTAAAAGACTCTCATTGTTGTTTCCGCATGTTAGAATAATCACTTTCAACTATCGCTCATACGGAAGAAGTGAAGGAGTTGTTAATGAAAAAAACATATTAGTAGACTCTCTAAAAGTAGCCCAGATAGTTAAAAAAAATTATGGTGATTTTTATGTTTTAGGCTTCTCAATAGGCTCATTGGTTGCTGCTTATGTGGCGAGTAAAATGAGCGTTTTGGGTGTGTTTTTGGTTGGACCATTTGATTCCATCACGCTACTTGTTAAAGAGAAATATGGTCTTCACATACCTTGGCTCCTGAGATATAAATTTGATAAAACTAAACTTGTGTCGGAGATAGATGCCAAGACTTATATTTTTGCTAGTAAAGATGATGAGATAATATATATTAAAAATACAAGAAATTTAAAACAATATGTGAAAAACTTGGCACTATACAAAGAGTATGAAGGGTTGACGCATAAAGAGCTTCTTTGGCATGAGGAAGTCTCAAAACATATAAATGAGGTGTTAGAGTAA
- a CDS encoding ElyC/SanA/YdcF family protein, protein MELGFFLKKFITFFVEPFGMVLIVFAFGFYFLFNAKYRVAKAFLGFALGLLLLFSYHPFSNFLVKNLENQYSKYEYKENIKYIHVLGSGHNTDESQPLSSQVASKRVLEGVIIHLQTPNSKLIFTGYEGNTNISNAQMNASLAIALGVKAENIIINGEPKDTKEEAIFTQSLIGDEAFVLVTSASHMPRSMKLFQSLSLNPIPAPTDFHKSKVNGYLTAPGIGYMRNSNIAMHEYFGILWSMLKK, encoded by the coding sequence ATGGAACTTGGATTTTTTTTAAAGAAGTTTATAACTTTTTTTGTTGAGCCTTTTGGTATGGTACTTATAGTTTTTGCTTTTGGCTTTTATTTTCTATTTAATGCAAAGTATAGAGTTGCAAAAGCTTTTCTTGGTTTTGCACTTGGACTTTTACTCCTTTTTTCATACCACCCATTTTCAAACTTTTTAGTAAAAAACCTGGAAAACCAATATTCAAAATATGAGTATAAAGAAAATATAAAATATATACATGTATTAGGAAGCGGGCATAACACAGATGAATCTCAGCCGCTTTCATCACAAGTTGCAAGTAAAAGAGTGCTTGAGGGTGTTATAATCCATTTGCAAACTCCAAATTCAAAACTTATATTTACAGGTTATGAGGGGAATACAAATATTTCAAATGCACAAATGAATGCCTCTTTAGCAATTGCACTCGGAGTTAAGGCTGAAAATATTATTATTAATGGGGAGCCAAAAGACACAAAAGAGGAAGCAATTTTCACACAAAGTTTAATTGGTGATGAAGCTTTTGTACTTGTAACGTCAGCAAGCCATATGCCAAGATCTATGAAGCTCTTTCAATCCCTTAGTTTAAACCCAATTCCTGCACCAACAGACTTTCATAAAAGTAAAGTTAATGGTTATCTTACGGCACCTGGGATTGGGTATATGCGTAACTCAAATATTGCTATGCATGAGTATTTCGGAATCTTATGGAGTATGTTAAAAAAGTAA
- the truA gene encoding tRNA pseudouridine(38-40) synthase TruA, with protein MRCALTIAYDGTHFLGSQTQKSSSNTILGNLEHVLHKLHIDSKIIASGRTDRGVHATGQVCHINLPEFWNDLTKLKKVLNEMLPNSILIKHIKEVDDEFHARYSAKKRVYRYLIKQGESNPFEDNYFTFIDSVDFKRIEKNIKLFRGEFDFKYFMKTGSDINSTCRTIYKAFTYEHKGYIVLNFEGNGFLRSQIRLIVGALLTLDTSEIIEKLQCKENHKLKPAKCNGLYLAKIKY; from the coding sequence ATGAGATGTGCTTTAACAATAGCCTATGACGGCACACATTTCTTAGGTTCACAAACGCAAAAAAGTTCTTCAAATACCATACTTGGAAACTTGGAGCATGTGCTGCACAAACTACATATAGATTCAAAGATTATCGCCAGCGGAAGAACAGACAGAGGTGTTCACGCAACAGGTCAGGTTTGCCATATTAACTTACCAGAGTTTTGGAATGATCTAACTAAACTTAAAAAAGTTCTAAATGAGATGCTTCCAAATTCTATACTTATCAAACATATAAAAGAAGTAGATGATGAGTTTCATGCAAGATACAGCGCTAAAAAAAGAGTTTATAGATATCTTATAAAACAGGGGGAGAGTAATCCTTTTGAAGATAATTATTTTACATTTATTGACTCCGTAGATTTCAAGAGAATTGAGAAAAATATAAAGCTCTTTAGAGGTGAGTTTGACTTTAAGTATTTTATGAAAACCGGAAGTGATATAAACTCTACATGTAGAACCATCTACAAAGCATTTACATATGAACATAAAGGGTATATAGTCTTAAATTTCGAAGGAAACGGCTTTTTAAGAAGTCAGATAAGACTTATTGTTGGGGCACTTCTTACACTAGACACAAGTGAAATCATTGAAAAACTGCAATGCAAAGAAAACCACAAGCTTAAACCTGCTAAATGTAATGGTCTTTATTTAGCCAAAATTAAATACTAA